In the genome of Eggerthella sp. YY7918, one region contains:
- a CDS encoding Na+/H+ antiporter NhaC family protein codes for MLPIGVFLVLYLGLGILFEYGMGISMGFYNIPIVVIFLVALLVASVQNRKLPFDDKLVIMGRGIGDKTIVTMVLIFMVAGIFVGTVGRDSAESVAYLLLSVVPAQFAVAVLFVVSCFVSLSMGTSVGTITLITPIAVAVSAASGFSLPLCVASVMGGAMFGDNLSFISDTTIAACQGQGCQMKDKFRENFKIALPAALVSLVIILVLSFGADLNGSVTHEYDLIQLIPYLIVLVGGIVGVNVFVVLLLGILSGSIIMVATGATLATDLLANMGSGAAGMFETTMVAVLVSAICALIREHGGFTALLNGIQGLFKSRKGGQLGMGLLVGAMDIATANNTVAIVIANPIAADMAKTYGISKRKTASLLDTFSCVFQGIIPYGAQMLVAIAAATELGYAVSAFDIIPFLFYPFLLLVSSLVFIFLIPEKRASQPAD; via the coding sequence CTGTTGCCCATCGGGGTGTTTTTGGTGCTTTACTTGGGGCTCGGCATCCTTTTTGAATACGGCATGGGCATTTCCATGGGCTTTTATAACATTCCCATCGTCGTAATATTCCTTGTGGCCCTGCTGGTGGCAAGCGTGCAAAACCGCAAACTCCCCTTCGACGACAAGCTTGTCATCATGGGACGCGGCATTGGCGACAAAACTATCGTCACTATGGTACTCATCTTCATGGTTGCAGGTATCTTCGTGGGCACCGTCGGTCGCGACAGCGCCGAAAGCGTCGCTTACCTGTTGCTTTCCGTCGTCCCTGCGCAGTTCGCCGTGGCGGTATTGTTTGTGGTGAGCTGTTTCGTGTCGCTTTCCATGGGCACCTCGGTGGGCACCATTACGCTTATTACACCCATCGCCGTGGCGGTGTCGGCCGCATCGGGCTTCAGTCTGCCTCTGTGCGTGGCGAGCGTCATGGGCGGCGCCATGTTCGGCGACAACCTCTCGTTCATTTCGGACACCACCATTGCCGCCTGCCAAGGCCAAGGCTGCCAGATGAAAGACAAGTTCCGTGAGAACTTCAAGATCGCCTTGCCGGCAGCGCTGGTGTCGCTGGTCATCATCCTCGTACTGTCGTTTGGCGCCGACCTCAACGGCAGCGTAACGCACGAGTACGACCTCATTCAGCTCATTCCCTACCTCATCGTACTCGTGGGCGGTATTGTGGGCGTGAATGTGTTTGTCGTGCTGTTGCTGGGCATCTTGTCCGGCTCCATCATCATGGTGGCCACCGGCGCCACTCTGGCCACCGACCTCTTGGCCAACATGGGCTCGGGTGCCGCGGGAATGTTTGAAACCACCATGGTTGCCGTGCTCGTGAGCGCCATCTGCGCGCTCATTCGCGAACACGGCGGGTTCACCGCTCTGCTCAACGGTATCCAGGGTTTGTTCAAAAGCCGCAAGGGCGGTCAGTTGGGCATGGGCCTGCTCGTCGGCGCTATGGACATCGCCACAGCGAACAACACGGTGGCCATCGTCATCGCAAATCCCATCGCGGCCGACATGGCGAAAACCTATGGCATTTCGAAGCGCAAAACGGCATCGCTGCTCGACACGTTCAGCTGCGTATTCCAGGGCATCATCCCCTACGGTGCGCAGATGCTCGTAGCCATTGCGGCCGCCACCGAGCTGGGTTACGCCGTGTCTGCATTCGACATTATTCCCTTTTTGTTCTACCCGTTCTTGCTGCTGGTAAGCTCGCTCGTGTTCATTTTCCTCATCCCCGAGAAGCGCGCCTCGCAGCCAGCCGACTAA
- a CDS encoding YafY family protein: MSINRQKLKLLYLMKMLTEETDSEQGLTMTQILEKLEEQGIAAERKSIYRDIEALREFGLDIRTYQRAPVEYAVEDRDFAFPELVLLVDAVQSSRFLTQRKSDALVRSVKQLASVRQRKLLDKRLHVEGRIKSQNESVFNNVDRIQEALAQRRKLSFLYFQYDAKKNKIKQHEGERYVETPVQLVYSDGYYYLVAYNEKHESFPHYRVDRMDKIEVLDEPACRNERIATYDVTELESHAFGMYSGQPVPVVLLVTDEAMGGVIDRFGRDVESKPVGEGQARVYVTVMKSPVFFGWLAQFGDRVRIEKPTWLVDEYRAYLADILDAYGK; the protein is encoded by the coding sequence ATGAGTATCAATCGTCAGAAACTGAAGCTGCTCTACCTCATGAAAATGCTTACTGAGGAGACGGATTCCGAGCAGGGTCTTACCATGACCCAGATACTTGAGAAGTTGGAGGAGCAGGGCATAGCGGCCGAGCGTAAGTCTATCTATCGCGATATTGAAGCGCTGCGCGAATTTGGCCTTGACATACGGACCTATCAGCGTGCGCCGGTGGAGTACGCCGTGGAAGACAGGGATTTCGCTTTCCCGGAACTGGTGCTGTTGGTGGATGCTGTGCAAAGTTCGCGTTTTCTGACGCAACGCAAGAGCGACGCGCTTGTGCGTAGCGTGAAGCAGTTGGCTTCGGTGCGTCAACGCAAGCTGCTGGACAAGCGTCTGCACGTGGAGGGGCGCATCAAAAGCCAGAATGAATCGGTGTTCAACAATGTCGACCGCATTCAAGAGGCGCTTGCGCAGCGTCGCAAACTGTCGTTTCTCTATTTTCAGTACGATGCGAAAAAGAACAAAATCAAACAGCACGAGGGCGAGCGTTACGTGGAAACGCCTGTTCAGTTGGTGTATTCAGACGGTTATTACTATCTGGTGGCCTACAACGAAAAGCACGAGAGCTTTCCCCACTATCGCGTGGATCGTATGGACAAGATTGAAGTGCTGGACGAGCCGGCCTGTCGCAATGAGCGCATAGCCACCTACGATGTGACAGAGCTCGAAAGTCACGCCTTTGGCATGTATAGCGGTCAGCCGGTGCCTGTGGTACTGCTGGTGACCGACGAGGCGATGGGCGGCGTGATTGACCGATTCGGACGCGATGTAGAGTCAAAGCCTGTAGGCGAGGGGCAGGCGCGGGTATACGTGACGGTCATGAAGAGCCCCGTGTTTTTCGGGTGGCTTGCCCAGTTTGGCGACCGTGTACGCATTGAGAAACCGACGTGGCTCGTGGATGAATATCGGGCATACTTGGCGGATATTCTGGACGCGTACGGGAAGTAG
- a CDS encoding SLC13 family permease: MVKTGLIFVREHVVLCASAAVALLTMFFVPPDAAYAEYIDVKTLACLFGILAVVGALRTVGALEVAARVLSSRLATRRLAVLSLVGTTLVLSLLATNDMALVVMLPLSAAALLRAGWDDLIPFTFIMQNLAANLGGMILPFGNPQNLYLYECFDITLSDFLTTMAMPFVLSMALIVVCCTVFVRGNKSDGSHFGRRADARPRVSARAHGGEHRPQSAGKIGAARVSTRGEEGVFVDEANGVSSSAATGDERSSVDPVRTTVYVALFLLVVGSVLRLVPWPAALAAVVGVLAVLDRRALRCVDWGLLLTFVCFFVFAGNMARIPAVEELLAHGMEASPLMVSAGVSQVISNVPAAVLLSQVTASWQALLVGVNVGGAGTLVASLASLITFSHFRTFKKSFPRRSGLASCTTARFVALFSAFNFAFLAILLVSLEAVGF, encoded by the coding sequence ATGGTGAAAACAGGACTCATATTTGTGCGGGAGCACGTGGTGTTGTGCGCTTCGGCAGCGGTCGCACTGCTCACTATGTTTTTTGTGCCGCCCGATGCCGCCTATGCGGAATACATCGATGTGAAGACGCTTGCGTGCCTGTTCGGCATTCTGGCCGTCGTGGGCGCTCTGCGAACTGTGGGTGCGCTTGAAGTTGCGGCACGCGTGCTGTCGTCTCGCCTTGCCACGCGGCGGCTGGCGGTGCTCTCGCTGGTGGGTACCACGCTGGTGCTATCGCTGCTTGCCACCAATGACATGGCACTTGTGGTGATGCTGCCGCTTTCAGCTGCGGCGCTGCTACGGGCAGGGTGGGACGACCTTATTCCCTTTACCTTTATCATGCAGAATCTTGCAGCGAACTTGGGTGGCATGATACTGCCATTCGGCAACCCGCAGAACCTGTATCTCTACGAATGCTTTGACATTACGCTATCCGACTTTCTGACAACCATGGCGATGCCCTTTGTATTATCGATGGCGCTCATCGTAGTGTGTTGCACAGTGTTTGTGCGAGGGAACAAGAGTGACGGATCTCATTTTGGGCGGCGGGCCGACGCGCGCCCGCGAGTTTCCGCGCGGGCGCATGGGGGCGAGCATCGACCGCAGTCCGCAGGAAAGATAGGGGCGGCACGCGTATCGACCAGGGGCGAGGAAGGTGTGTTCGTTGACGAGGCGAACGGAGTCTCGTCTTCGGCTGCGACGGGGGACGAAAGGTCGAGCGTTGACCCTGTGCGGACGACGGTTTATGTGGCGTTGTTCCTGTTGGTCGTTGGCTCGGTGTTGCGCTTGGTGCCCTGGCCGGCGGCATTGGCGGCGGTCGTCGGCGTGCTGGCCGTTCTGGATCGTAGGGCCTTACGCTGCGTGGATTGGGGCTTGCTGCTCACCTTCGTCTGCTTCTTCGTGTTCGCGGGGAACATGGCGCGTATTCCGGCAGTGGAAGAACTGTTGGCGCACGGTATGGAGGCATCGCCTCTGATGGTGAGCGCAGGAGTGAGCCAGGTTATCAGCAATGTGCCTGCCGCCGTCCTTCTCTCGCAGGTTACTGCCTCGTGGCAGGCGCTGCTCGTGGGCGTGAACGTAGGCGGTGCGGGGACGCTTGTGGCATCGCTTGCGAGCCTCATCACGTTTAGCCACTTTCGCACCTTCAAGAAAAGTTTCCCTCGCCGATCTGGTCTTGCCTCGTGCACAACTGCGCGTTTTGTGGCGCTCTTCTCGGCGTTCAACTTTGCCTTTCTGGCTATTCTGCTGGTGAGCTTAGAAGCAGTAGGATTCTGA
- a CDS encoding HIRAN domain-containing protein, which translates to MKENAMYEPSKHIATYHIAGFQHWDGALILDQLKPGTPLTLAIEPDNPYDPEAVALFFDSVKLGYIPASESSLPFLMSYFGHDVFELRVLQIDSQATPWKQVRVGLYIKDKR; encoded by the coding sequence GTGAAGGAGAACGCAATGTATGAGCCGTCAAAACATATCGCAACTTACCATATCGCAGGATTTCAGCATTGGGATGGTGCACTCATTCTTGATCAGCTTAAACCTGGCACGCCTCTTACCCTCGCTATCGAACCCGACAACCCTTATGACCCTGAAGCGGTCGCCCTTTTCTTCGACTCTGTGAAGCTCGGCTATATTCCCGCGAGCGAAAGCAGCCTCCCCTTCCTCATGAGCTACTTCGGGCACGACGTATTCGAACTGCGCGTTTTGCAGATAGACTCGCAAGCGACTCCTTGGAAGCAAGTGCGCGTGGGACTCTACATCAAAGATAAGCGGTAG
- a CDS encoding Fic family protein — protein MDDEYRRVEETESYETKAAYWAAAKGLQAVDGLTTTKYLDQVAENHIVGRYTSTEAAQLVKNYYEKRAAHGESLEGREADLVSARIVELLESRAFSYRPTMLSFIHGRLFKGLIDHPYDAKWRDYNFTKSEPILAGETVVYADFGIISDNLTYDFQEFDHSGFTLSAEDKSQRFESFITFISNIWQTHPFVEGNTRTVAVFAELFLRAKGARIDNDVFAQHSLYFRNALVRANYSSLALGIPEDKTYLKLFFENVLFGAHHELKNRTLYCDALFVAKGLEVPSDAFQAREKKTSIPEETSL, from the coding sequence ATGGATGATGAATATAGACGCGTAGAAGAAACTGAATCCTATGAAACAAAGGCCGCATATTGGGCAGCAGCTAAGGGTCTTCAGGCTGTCGATGGCCTTACGACGACGAAGTATTTAGATCAGGTTGCGGAAAACCATATTGTCGGTCGTTATACTTCGACGGAAGCGGCCCAATTAGTCAAAAACTATTACGAAAAACGCGCCGCACATGGAGAGTCCTTAGAAGGCCGCGAAGCAGACTTAGTTTCGGCGCGTATTGTGGAGCTTCTTGAGTCACGGGCATTTTCTTATCGTCCAACTATGTTGAGTTTTATTCATGGGCGACTCTTTAAAGGCCTTATCGACCATCCGTATGATGCAAAATGGCGAGATTATAACTTTACAAAAAGCGAACCCATTTTGGCTGGTGAGACTGTCGTATATGCCGATTTTGGCATAATATCCGATAATTTAACCTATGATTTTCAGGAATTTGATCATTCTGGTTTTACGTTGTCTGCTGAGGATAAATCCCAACGTTTTGAGAGCTTTATTACATTTATTAGCAACATATGGCAAACGCACCCATTTGTGGAGGGGAATACGCGAACGGTTGCCGTATTTGCGGAGCTTTTTCTTCGTGCGAAAGGGGCTCGTATTGATAACGATGTGTTTGCTCAACACTCTCTGTACTTTCGCAACGCCCTAGTTCGAGCAAATTATTCGTCGCTAGCCCTTGGCATTCCCGAAGACAAAACCTATCTAAAATTGTTCTTTGAGAATGTCTTGTTTGGCGCTCATCACGAGTTGAAGAATAGAACCTTGTATTGCGATGCTTTATTCGTCGCTAAAGGATTAGAGGTTCCTTCAGATGCTTTTCAGGCTCGTGAGAAAAAGACTTCCATTCCTGAAGAAACCAGCCTATAA
- a CDS encoding MFS transporter, with protein sequence MQGKSLVLLLGVLYGSAFIAGFNENLVNMALMSIMADYGVDSVTAQWLVTGYMIVATVVVTCMAFLYRRFRLRTLFFCAAGLSIVGSVMGLVSVSFEMLFVARLVQAVGTGIFIPLMMNTILVVTPKNKLGAYMSIGSCMITFGPAFAPVVCGALVTGFGWHSIFVVPIAAMAVLAVMGFFFVKNLETSEAHLDVLSVVLSALVLIALSYGLAQLTIEPLVAGVSLVVCLVLAAVFVVRQLRCAHPLIDLTPVKSRSFWPALLLATVAMMSTFSMSVLLPLYFEGGAGMTALVAGLVILVPVLANAGTSLWGGRIMDKRGEWPLLPLGFGAIAVGFAALALVSPTLSMPAVFAGALVVYVGVGFIFSPSQTAGLRTLPPQQNPFGVALMTTFVQIAACIGPSLYIGIMSTAQMDSMAQGAAVTQATANGFALAMVVAAVIAALGCALAFAYARAARTRAAAQAAERAADPQSVLASLMETNPYTLPTSATVGQVMRSFVDLKVGGLPLVDEAGHPAGFVSDGDVMRYLADKHPVITGAYSLMEAARSQTFDERLRELMALPVNVIATEKLVSLDAGATLEDACALLATHRLKKVPVVREGVIVGTVNRSDVLRYAMDTCLQTVPDVSEATI encoded by the coding sequence ATGCAGGGGAAATCTCTCGTGCTGCTACTCGGCGTATTGTACGGCAGCGCATTTATTGCGGGGTTCAATGAAAACCTCGTCAACATGGCGCTCATGTCTATCATGGCGGACTATGGCGTGGACTCGGTGACGGCGCAGTGGCTGGTTACCGGTTATATGATCGTAGCGACCGTGGTGGTAACGTGTATGGCGTTTCTCTATCGACGCTTCCGTTTGCGCACGCTGTTCTTTTGTGCGGCGGGACTGAGCATTGTCGGTTCGGTGATGGGCCTCGTGTCCGTGAGCTTCGAGATGCTGTTTGTGGCGCGCCTTGTGCAGGCGGTGGGCACGGGCATTTTCATCCCGCTCATGATGAACACCATTTTGGTGGTTACGCCGAAAAACAAATTGGGTGCGTACATGTCTATCGGCAGCTGCATGATTACATTCGGGCCGGCGTTTGCCCCGGTGGTGTGCGGTGCACTGGTGACGGGCTTCGGATGGCACAGCATCTTTGTCGTGCCGATTGCGGCCATGGCGGTGCTTGCGGTGATGGGCTTCTTCTTCGTGAAGAATCTTGAGACGAGCGAGGCGCATCTGGATGTGCTGTCGGTGGTGCTGTCGGCGCTCGTGCTGATTGCGTTGTCGTACGGCTTGGCACAGCTGACCATCGAGCCGCTGGTGGCGGGCGTGTCGCTGGTAGTGTGCCTAGTGCTGGCGGCAGTGTTTGTAGTGCGCCAGCTGCGCTGCGCGCATCCGCTTATCGACCTCACGCCCGTGAAGAGCCGCTCGTTCTGGCCGGCGCTTCTGCTGGCGACGGTGGCCATGATGAGTACGTTTTCCATGAGTGTTCTGCTGCCGCTGTACTTCGAGGGCGGCGCAGGCATGACGGCGCTCGTGGCGGGTCTGGTCATCCTCGTGCCCGTGCTGGCGAACGCGGGGACATCGCTCTGGGGCGGGCGCATTATGGATAAGCGCGGGGAGTGGCCGCTGTTGCCGCTGGGCTTTGGGGCTATCGCGGTAGGATTCGCCGCGTTGGCGCTGGTTAGTCCCACGCTCTCAATGCCAGCGGTGTTCGCAGGCGCTCTCGTGGTGTACGTGGGTGTCGGTTTCATCTTCTCACCCTCGCAGACGGCAGGCCTGCGCACGCTGCCGCCGCAGCAAAACCCCTTCGGCGTGGCGCTCATGACTACGTTTGTGCAGATTGCCGCATGCATTGGACCATCGCTCTACATCGGCATCATGTCTACGGCGCAGATGGATTCGATGGCGCAGGGGGCTGCCGTCACGCAGGCTACGGCGAATGGCTTCGCGCTCGCTATGGTGGTGGCTGCAGTGATCGCCGCGCTTGGGTGCGCGCTCGCATTCGCGTACGCCCGCGCCGCTCGTACACGTGCTGCCGCGCAGGCGGCTGAACGCGCGGCTGACCCGCAGTCGGTGCTTGCGTCCCTTATGGAAACGAACCCCTACACGCTGCCGACCTCGGCCACGGTGGGCCAGGTCATGCGATCGTTCGTCGACCTCAAAGTGGGTGGGTTGCCGCTGGTGGATGAAGCGGGTCACCCTGCAGGTTTCGTGTCTGACGGCGATGTGATGCGTTATCTGGCCGACAAACACCCGGTCATCACCGGCGCCTATTCCTTAATGGAGGCCGCACGCAGCCAAACGTTCGACGAACGTTTGCGCGAACTTATGGCGCTGCCGGTGAACGTTATCGCGACAGAGAAGCTCGTCTCGCTTGATGCCGGTGCCACGCTCGAAGACGCCTGCGCACTTTTAGCCACGCATCGACTCAAGAAAGTGCCGGTGGTGCGCGAAGGCGTCATCGTAGGTACCGTCAACCGCTCCGACGTTCTACGCTACGCTATGGACACCTGCTTGCAAACCGTTCCGGACGTATCTGAAGCTACGATTTAA
- a CDS encoding peptide deformylase has protein sequence MIKEIVKDEAVLSQPCRPATAEDASVAEDLVDTLLSLDNAACLAANQIGATICAFVYLDDSEQPHVMYNPVLQRALYPTKTVESCLSREGDSKVTRFEKITVLFEELNDDKLVSRKREFEGWTAQLIQHMIDHCKGKLV, from the coding sequence ATGATCAAAGAGATCGTGAAGGACGAGGCCGTGCTCTCGCAACCTTGCAGGCCTGCCACCGCCGAGGATGCAAGCGTTGCCGAAGATTTGGTCGATACGCTTTTGTCCCTCGACAATGCAGCTTGCTTGGCCGCCAACCAGATTGGGGCTACCATCTGTGCCTTTGTATACTTAGACGACAGCGAGCAGCCCCATGTCATGTATAACCCCGTACTGCAGCGAGCCTTGTATCCCACCAAAACGGTTGAATCGTGCCTCTCCCGCGAAGGTGATTCTAAAGTGACGCGCTTTGAGAAGATCACTGTGCTTTTTGAAGAGCTCAACGACGACAAGCTGGTTTCCCGGAAACGGGAATTTGAGGGCTGGACGGCGCAGCTCATTCAGCACATGATCGACCACTGCAAAGGCAAACTGGTTTAA
- a CDS encoding aspartate kinase — protein MSLIVCKFGGTSVASPERIQMVAKKLIAKKQQGHDVVAVVSAMGKTTDELVGLAAALNTNPPAREMDRLLSTGEQVSMTLLAMAIEARGYKAMSFTGRQAGIETDGTHAKAKIVKVHNERIMEALDKGMIAVVAGFQGIDANGDITTLGRGGSDTTAVAVAWGIGADVCEIYSDVDGVYTADPRVCPRAKKLDVISYDDMLELSSSGAGVLQMRAVEFARKYNVVIHSRSAFSEAEGTYIKEETDMMEEAVITGIAHDTSEVKFTIRGVPDMTGVAAKVFSALAGNAVSVDMIIQNISEDGITDISFTCPGADMGRAKETVERVLPDISARDYDIDEDIAKVSLVGTGMKSSPGVAARAFQTLGENQINILAISTSPIRLSVVVDGAQAAEAVRCLHHAFDLDSDSVFEETQLSAEEIAAKMNKGR, from the coding sequence ATGTCGCTAATCGTATGCAAATTTGGGGGCACGTCGGTTGCTTCGCCTGAGCGCATCCAGATGGTTGCGAAGAAGCTCATCGCGAAAAAGCAGCAGGGTCATGACGTGGTGGCCGTTGTGTCTGCCATGGGCAAAACGACCGATGAGCTGGTGGGTCTTGCGGCAGCACTCAATACGAATCCCCCCGCACGCGAGATGGACCGGTTGCTGTCCACTGGCGAGCAGGTGTCGATGACGCTTCTGGCTATGGCTATCGAGGCGCGCGGCTACAAGGCTATGAGCTTTACAGGGCGTCAGGCCGGTATCGAAACGGACGGCACGCATGCGAAGGCCAAGATTGTCAAGGTGCACAACGAACGCATCATGGAGGCTCTTGACAAGGGTATGATTGCCGTGGTCGCCGGCTTTCAAGGCATCGACGCAAACGGCGACATCACGACACTTGGCCGTGGCGGCTCCGACACTACGGCTGTTGCTGTGGCCTGGGGAATTGGTGCCGACGTGTGCGAGATATATTCCGACGTGGACGGCGTGTACACAGCCGATCCTCGCGTGTGCCCGCGAGCCAAGAAACTCGATGTCATCAGCTACGACGACATGCTAGAGCTTTCCAGTTCGGGTGCGGGTGTCCTGCAGATGCGCGCCGTGGAGTTCGCGCGCAAATATAACGTGGTCATCCATTCCCGTTCGGCGTTTTCTGAGGCCGAAGGCACCTATATCAAGGAGGAAACTGACATGATGGAGGAAGCCGTCATCACCGGCATCGCTCACGATACATCCGAGGTGAAGTTCACTATTCGTGGCGTGCCCGACATGACCGGTGTGGCCGCGAAAGTGTTTTCTGCATTGGCGGGCAATGCGGTGAGCGTCGATATGATTATTCAGAATATCTCTGAAGACGGCATCACCGACATCAGCTTCACCTGCCCGGGTGCCGATATGGGCCGTGCGAAGGAAACGGTCGAGCGCGTTTTGCCCGACATCAGCGCACGTGACTATGACATAGATGAGGATATCGCGAAGGTCAGCCTCGTCGGTACGGGCATGAAGTCGTCGCCTGGTGTGGCGGCGCGCGCGTTCCAAACGCTGGGGGAGAACCAGATCAACATTTTGGCCATCTCGACATCGCCTATTCGCCTGTCCGTAGTGGTGGACGGCGCGCAAGCTGCCGAGGCCGTGCGCTGCTTGCATCACGCCTTCGATCTGGATAGCGATAGCGTGTTTGAAGAAACGCAGCTGAGCGCCGAAGAAATCGCCGCAAAGATGAACAAAGGTCGCTAA
- a CDS encoding aspartate-semialdehyde dehydrogenase, which translates to MMWTKNIPANPVVAIAGATGAVGAEFLQVLHDVDFPASEVRALASARSAGKKLPFAGCGQVPAGELTVQEMTPESFEGVDIALFSCGAGVSKEMRQAVVDAGAVMIDNSSAFRMDEDVPLVVPEVNPGDVAWHNGVIANPNCSTIQMVVALKPLYDLSPIKRVVVSTYQAASGGGAPAMAELYDQTKEFLNGTPEDELTVSAFQHRIAFNCIPHIDVFLDDDSTKEEWKMVVETKKIMGDEGIKVAATCVRVPVLRCHAETVYVEFRDEVSVEAARAAFEAFPGITVMDDCANNVYPMPGLLAGTNETYVGRLRKDDTVDHGLAMWVVADQIRKGAALNAVQIAQLLLP; encoded by the coding sequence ATGATGTGGACGAAGAACATTCCGGCGAATCCGGTGGTGGCTATTGCGGGGGCGACCGGCGCGGTGGGCGCGGAGTTTCTGCAGGTGCTGCATGATGTCGACTTTCCGGCATCCGAGGTTCGGGCGCTTGCATCGGCGCGCTCAGCGGGCAAAAAGCTGCCGTTTGCAGGTTGCGGGCAGGTGCCGGCGGGCGAGCTTACCGTCCAAGAAATGACGCCTGAGTCATTTGAGGGCGTGGACATCGCGCTCTTTAGCTGCGGAGCGGGTGTGTCGAAGGAGATGCGCCAGGCAGTTGTGGATGCGGGTGCCGTCATGATCGACAATTCGAGTGCGTTTCGCATGGACGAGGACGTGCCGCTGGTGGTGCCCGAGGTGAATCCCGGCGATGTGGCATGGCACAACGGCGTCATTGCGAATCCGAACTGCTCAACCATTCAGATGGTTGTGGCGCTGAAGCCGCTTTACGACCTGTCGCCCATCAAGCGCGTAGTGGTGTCCACCTATCAGGCGGCCAGCGGTGGCGGCGCACCAGCTATGGCCGAGCTCTATGATCAAACGAAGGAATTCCTGAACGGAACGCCCGAAGACGAACTGACGGTGAGCGCTTTCCAACACCGCATTGCGTTCAATTGCATCCCTCATATCGATGTGTTTCTCGACGACGATTCCACGAAGGAAGAGTGGAAGATGGTCGTCGAAACGAAGAAGATCATGGGCGACGAAGGCATCAAGGTAGCTGCTACGTGCGTGCGTGTGCCGGTGCTGCGCTGCCACGCGGAAACCGTCTATGTTGAGTTCCGAGACGAGGTGAGTGTGGAGGCGGCACGTGCGGCGTTTGAGGCTTTCCCTGGCATTACGGTGATGGACGACTGCGCGAACAATGTATATCCCATGCCGGGTTTGCTTGCGGGCACAAACGAAACCTATGTGGGTCGTCTGCGCAAGGACGATACCGTGGATCATGGCCTGGCCATGTGGGTAGTCGCCGATCAAATTCGCAAAGGCGCCGCCCTCAATGCGGTTCAAATTGCCCAGCTCTTGCTGCCATAA
- a CDS encoding TlyA family RNA methyltransferase: MKKIRLDTLLVERGYFADTDAALRAVLAHEVKVNDVYATSAAVKVAPDAEVVVRGRKRFVSRGGHKLQGALDAFGQDVHGLRCLDIGSSTGGFTDCLLQAGAASVACVDVNYGQLAWQLRQDTRVSVFERTNIKLADPAELGAPFDVLVADLSFIGLAALAPVFARFSQVGSVFIGLVKPQFESRPDETERGVVRDEAVRQRTVDEVRVALEDAGFEPTGVVESPITGPEGNVEYLVRAVYQGVQS; this comes from the coding sequence ATGAAGAAAATCAGACTCGATACGCTGCTTGTGGAGCGGGGATACTTTGCCGATACCGATGCGGCGCTGCGTGCGGTGCTTGCGCATGAGGTGAAGGTGAACGACGTGTACGCCACGAGCGCCGCGGTGAAAGTGGCGCCCGATGCTGAAGTGGTGGTGAGGGGACGTAAGCGCTTCGTCTCGCGTGGGGGTCATAAATTGCAGGGTGCGCTCGATGCGTTCGGCCAAGATGTGCACGGGTTGCGCTGCTTGGATATAGGATCGTCCACCGGCGGCTTTACCGATTGCTTGCTGCAGGCGGGTGCGGCGAGCGTCGCGTGTGTGGATGTGAACTACGGCCAGCTGGCGTGGCAGCTGCGGCAGGATACACGTGTGAGCGTGTTCGAACGTACAAACATTAAGCTGGCTGATCCCGCAGAGTTGGGCGCACCATTTGACGTACTGGTGGCCGACCTCAGTTTCATCGGCCTTGCAGCGCTCGCGCCCGTGTTCGCCCGATTCTCGCAGGTGGGGAGCGTGTTTATCGGTCTGGTGAAGCCGCAATTCGAATCGCGCCCGGATGAGACAGAGCGCGGTGTCGTGCGCGACGAGGCCGTACGACAACGCACGGTGGATGAAGTGCGTGTGGCGCTCGAGGACGCCGGCTTCGAGCCAACCGGCGTTGTGGAGTCGCCCATCACCGGTCCCGAGGGTAACGTGGAATACCTCGTGCGCGCCGTATATCAAGGCGTACAATCGTAG